In the bacterium SCSIO 12741 genome, TACCTGCCAATCATCAATTTACCATCAACACCAAAGGAACAACCAAGGTTTACACCTTTCGTGCTGTTCCCGGAAAAAATGCTCAAACCGGCCCCCTCAAGGCGCAGTGTGTAGTGGGACCAAAAACATTTGATCGCTCTCTTGTGGTGATCGATTACCTCCATATTCACAAACAGGTACTTTTCCCAAAATGTGAGGGAAAATTGGTAGCCGTTGACCTCCAATCGCTTTCTACCAAGGTGGGATACATTAAAGGGGCAGGTGATGAAATTCCTGAGGCTTTGATGCAAATGGGGCTTCAACCTACCATCATTGTTCCGGAGGAAATTCCCTCAACCCCGCTGGACAGCTTCGATGTAATTCTTACCGGAATCCGAGCGTACAATACCCAAGAAGCGCTGGGCTCTTTCCAGGAACTTTTGCTCAATTATGTAGAGAAAGGCGGTCTACTTGTGGTGCAGTACAACACCAACCGAGGTTTGAAAACAGAGAACATTGGCCCCTATCCTTTTTCCCTTTCCAGAGATCGGGTAACCGATGAGTATGCTGAAGTTCGGTTTAAATCTCCCGATCATTCCATTTTGCAGATTCCTAATAAGCTAAGCCAGGAAGACTTTGAAGGCTGGGTACAAGAACGAGGATTATACTTTGCTAATAAGTGGGATAACCAGTACGAAACCGTATTGTCCTGGAACGACCCAGGCGAAAAACCCATGGAAGGCGGATTGATTGCAGCGCCTTATGGCAAAGGACACTTTGTGTATACAGGAATTTCATTTTTCCGCCAATTGCCTGCGGGTGTAGAAGGAGCATATCGACTATTTGCGAATATTCTATCCTATGGAAAGCAACCCGCCAAATAACAAACCTCCTTTGTTTTCCAAATGGAGTAACTGGTACTGGTTCATCGCCTTTGCCCTGGTTGCTCAAATTGGTATTTATCTCTTGCTAACTCAGCATTTCTCATGAGTCAAATTGACTGGGTAGTTTTAATTGGGACGCTCGCAACAATTGTGGGCTATGGAGTTTGGAAAACCCGAAAAAATGCCAACCTCAACGAATACCTCAAGGGAGGAAAAGACTTAGGCTGGGCTACTATTGGGCTTTCGGTAATGGCTACACAGGCCAGTGCCATCACCTTCATTTCCACACCCGGACAGGCTTATGAATCGGGAATGGCATTTGTGCAGAATTACTTCGGTCTGCCGCTTGCCCTGATTGTGGTTTGTGCGGTTTTCATTCCCATTTATTACAAGCTCAAAGTCTATACCGCCTACGAATACCTGGAACAGCGATTTGACCTCAAGGTCCGACTATTAACGGCCTTTTTGTTTCTCGTTCAGCGTGGACTCGCAGCAGGGATTACGATTTATGCGCCGGCCATTATACTGGCTGCGATGCTGGGTTGGGATTTGAACCTAACCATCATTGGAGTGGGAGCCCTTGTAATCATCTATACCGTTACCGGAGGTACCCGAGCGGTAAGCCTGACTCAGAAGTGGCAAATGATGATCATTCTTACCGGAATGTTCACTGCCTTTTTCCTTTTGCTGCAAAGCTTACCCGAATCCTTTGGATTTACCGACGCTCTGCATGTGGCTGGAAAATCGGGTCGTTTGGAAATCGTTGATTTTTCCTTTGATCTGAAAAAGAGATATACCATTTGGACCGGGATAGGTGGTGGATTTTTCTTAGCACTCTCCTACTTTGGCACCGATCAATCTCAAGTTCAACGCTACCTGGGTGGTAAATCCGTAAACGAAAGCCGAATGGGGCTCATTTTCAATGCCTTATTGAAGATCCCAATGCAGTTTTTCATTTTGCTGACCGGGGTATTGGTTTTCGTTTTTTACCAGCTTAATGATCAGCCCTTGTTGTTCAACAGAAATGCCGTTTCAGCCGTGCAGCAGTCTGAATATGCGGAAGAGTTTTCTCAACTCAATCACCAGCATCACCTTCTGCACGACCAGAAAAAGGAAACGATTCACCACCTCGTTCAGGCCATTCATGAAGAAGACCAGGATCAAACCGATATATACCAGAATCAATTGCAGGTGATGGACAAAGAGTCCAAAGCACTACGCGATCAGGCACAGGAATTGGCTTTTCAGGCCGATCCCACCACCGTATCCAAAGATTCAGATTACGTTTTCCTGACCTATATTCTCGACCATTTACCAAAAGGGATTGTAGGGTTATTGATAGCCGTGATACTTTCAGCTGCCATGTCTTCAACTTCGGGCGAGCTCAATGCATTGGCCTCAACCACTACGATCGATTTTTACAAGCGATTGGGAAAGGTCCAAAGTGCTAAACAGGAAGTATTGGCGTCGAAATGGCTCACCTTATTTTGGGGCATTCTGGCCATTAGCTTCGCCCTTTTTGCCCGCCTGGTGGAGAATTTGATTGAGGCGGTTAATATCCTTGGGTCCCTGTTTTACGGGACGGTTCTGGGTGTCTTTTTGATCGCTTTTTTCTTGAAAAAACTAAAGAGTTTTGAGACCTTTATTGGCGCTATCATCACCCAAACTTTGGTCATCGCATCCTTCTTCATTCTTGGCGATGACGTTAGCTATCTGTTATATAACCTCTTGGGCTGTCTATCAGTCCTGATTTTTTCCTACCTTGTGGGGCTTTTTAGAAATTGAAAGTAACGTATTAATCTTACCCTGGATTAGTTGCTGATATGAACGATAATCAAACCGAAAAAAGATAGCTGACTATCGCTAAGTGCTTTTGCTATGAACCGTATTACATCCATCTTGTTAACGGCCTTGTCGACCCTATTATTGTCTGGTTCGCTTTTGGCCCAAACCATTACTGTAACCGCGCCTAACGGCGGAGAAATCTGGGCCGGTTGTACCACAAAAAACATTACCTGGACCGCTTCCGGTACCTCTAACTTTTATTCGATCGACTACTCGACGGATGGGGGAACCAATTGGACCTCGGTAACGAGTTTTTACAACACCACTTCCGGATCCTATTCCTGGACGGTGCCCAACATTAACTCGTCGAACTGCCTGGTTCGAATCACCGACTCCAACAATCCGGGAACCAAGGATCAGAGTAATGCGAGTTTTACCATTACCGCCCCCTTGATTCTAACCGCTCCAAATGGAGGTGAAAAATGGGAAGCCGGAACGGTTAAATCCATCACTTTCGCTGCTACCGGAACCTCTAAGCGCTACAACATTCAGTACTCCACGAATGCAGGAAGCAGCTGGACCAACATTGTAACCAACTACTACAACACCAGTGGGATTTACAACTGGACCGTTCCTAACGCTCCTTCTACTTCTTGCTTGATCAGAATCACCGACTACTACACTTCTTGTATGACTGACAAGAGTGACAACGTATTCACTATCGATCCTCCAACTCCTACCATTGGGCTAACCTACCCCAACGGCGGGCAAACCCTATACTCCGGAAAAGCTTATAACATTACCTGGAGTTCTCAAAACCTGACCAGTGCCCTTATTGCCCTGGATTACTCCATTGATTCCTCCAAAACCTGGATTCCGATTGTAACTGGAATTTCAAATACCGGATCTCATTCCTGGACAGTTCCCAATACTCCATCCAATGCCTGCCGGATAAGACTCAAAGTAGTAGGATCGACTACCCTAAAGGATTCCAGTGACTTCTACTTCTCGATTAAAGAACCTTTTATTCAGCTCAATACTCCTAATGGAACCGAAACCTGGTCGGGCTGTAACACCCAAACCATTCGATGGTCGAGTGGTGGAACGGTTAATCGCCGTTACAACATTCAGTACTCTACTGATAACGGCTTTAGCTGGATCAATATAGCCACCAATTACTACCAAAGCAGTCAAACCAATGCAACTTATAACTGGACGGTACCCAACATTCAAGCCAATGCCCTGATTCGGGTATCGGATTACAACAACAGTGCAAATTACGATCAAACCGATTCAACCTTTACCCTGGTTCCGAATTCCAATATCATTGTGACCACTCCTAATGGTGGCGAATCCTGGGAAGCGGGAAAAACCTATAAAGTGGAATGGGTAGACAATGGCGTGAGTCGTTTCCGGGTTTATTACTCCATCGATAATGGAGCAAACTGGAGCTACATTACTTCCAGCACCTACAACAACTATGTAAACTGGAACATTCCAACATCAGCCGTTTCTTCCAACTGCCTGATCCGCGTTCAAGACTACAATAATTCCTGCAAAAAGGATGAGAGCAATAACGTATTCACCATTACCCCACCCGTACCTGTGATTACGGTTTCTTATCCCAATGGAGGAAACACCTTTTATCCAAACGCATCAACCAACATTAACTGGAGTTCGGCTCACCTAACCTCTCCTTTTGTAACCATTGATTTTTCCTCAGATAGTGGTTCAACCTGGACCAGTGTAGTTTCAGTAACAAACAACGATGGAAGCCATGGATGGACAGTACCCAATGCGGTATCCACAAAATGTTTGGTTCGAGTATCGGAGTATAACAATGCCAGCGTATTCGACATCAGCAATGCCACCTTCACCATCGCCCCACCTTACCTCAATTTAACCTCGCCAAATGGAGGTGAAATCTGGAAGGGATGTGAATCGAAAACTATCTCATGGTCTCAAGGTGGAAACACAGGAAGCAACCGGGTCGAATACTCGTTAGACTCAGGTAGTACCTGGAATTACATCAGCTCTACTTCCGGAACTTCAAGATCGTGGACCATCCCGAGCAAAACATCCAGTACCAAGGCATTAATTCGGGTTATAAACCCTACTTCCGGTTTGGGTGACACCAGTGCCGCAATATTCTCTATTATTCCTAATACAGACATCATTATCACCTCCCCAAATGGGGGTGAATCCTGGGAAGCTGCTACCTCAAAAACCATTTCCTGGGTAGACAATGGCGTAAGTCGTTTTAGAGTGTACTATTCGACTAACAACGGAGCAAACTGGACTCATATCACCAACACCTATAGCAACTCCTATAACTGGTCGGTGCCTAACACACCAACATCTCAATACAAGATTCGCGTAAATGATTATTACACCAGCTGTAAGGTGGATGAAAGTGATTCTGTATTTACAGTTATCCCTCCTACCCCTTATATCAATGTAACTCGCCCTTATGCGTCAAGCACGATTTACCCTCAAAACAACTTTACGATTCAATGGTCGAGTCAATACCTGAATTCGAACTTCGTAAACATTGAGTTCTCTTCGGATAGCATGTCAAGCTGGAACACGATCGTGAACGGAACCAACAACGACGGAAGTCATTCCTGGACGGTTCCAAACAATGTTTCTACCAAATGTTTTATCCGAATCTCTGAGGTGGGTAGACCATCGGTTAATGACACCAGTGCCCAATTTAGTATTAGAGCTCCATTCCTTACGCTGACATCTCCCAATGGAGGCCAAGTTTGGAAAGGCTGCCAGTCTCAAACCATTAGCTGGAGCGTTGGAGGTGGATCAAACAGCTACAAGCTGGAATACTCACTGGATTCAGCTTCTACCTGGACGACTATTGGGACCTATGGTGGAAGCTCAAGAAGCTGGACCCTTCCTGCTAAATTATCTTCCAACAAAGCCTTTATCCGAATTACGGATGCAACCAGAAACTTGCAGGATCAAAGTAATGCTCCGTTCACCATTATTCCGAGTACCGACATCGTACTTACTACACCCAATGGCGGTGACTCTTTAGAAGCCGGAAAGACTAAAAGTATTTCATGGGTTGACAATAGTGTCTCTCGTTTCCGCATTTACTACTCTGCAAATTCCGGAGCAAGTTATAACTACATCACAAGCACCTATAGCAACTCCTACAACTGGTCTGTTCCAAATAGCCCTGGCAACACCTATAAAATCAAAGTTGTAGACTATTACAATACTTGTAAGTTCGATGAGAGTGACAACAACTTCACCATCGTACCTCCCATTCCAACTATTACGGTGACCTCACCTGGAAGTAGTACTTATTATCCGAATTCTTCGGTCCAGGTTCGTTGGTCAAGCTCATACTTGAATTCAAGCTTCGTAACCATTGACTTCTCCTCGGATAGCGGTTCAACCTGGACAAGCGTGGTATCGGTGACCAATAACAATGGCTCCTACAATTGGACTTTACCAAACAACATTTCAAACAACTGTTTTTTCCGAGTATCGGAATATGGACGTCCATCCGTATATGACTGGAGCAACCGTTTTATCATTGCTGAACCTTATGTAACCATTACCTCGCCTAACGGTGGTGAAGTATGGAAAGGATGTGATAGCAGAAACATTACCTGGAGTTCAGGTGGACTCGTAGGAAGCAGTTTAATTCAATATTCTGCAGATTCCGGAAGTACCTGGATAACCGTTGGATCTTCGAGTAGCAGCTCTCGATCCTGGACTCTGCCATCGAGCCTAAGCACTTCTAAGGCATTGGTGCGAATCAACAACGCATCAACCGGTAAATCGGACGTTAGTAATAACGTATTTACGATTACTCCCAATACCGATATCATCATCACGAAGCCCAATGGCGGCGAAGTATTGGAAGCTAACAAATCAACTACGATACAATGGGTAGACAATGGCGTTTCTCGTGCCAATGTTTATTACTCTTCTAATGGCGGAGCCTCCTGGAGCTATTATACTTATTCTTATGGTAACTCCGTTAGTTGGTCTGTTCCTAACAACCCTGGAAGCAACTACCGCATTCGGGTAACCAACTACCACAATAGCTGTGAACAAGACATTAGTGACTCTAACTTTACGGTCATTGCTCCAATACCTTGGATTTCGGTTAACTCACCAAGTGGTGGAACCTATTACCCCCTTCAATCCGTTAACATTTCATGGAGCAGTCAATACCTAAGCTCCAGCTTTGTAAACATTGAATTCTCCTCGGATAGCGGTAGTACCTGGACCAGCGTAATCAACAGTACAAACAACGATGGTTCTCATTCCTGGACCTTACCGAACGTTATTTCGAGTAAGTGCTTTTTCCGAATTTCTGAAGTGGGAAGACCATCTGTCAATGACTGGAGCAATCGTTTTACCATGGCAACACCTTACTTGCGGGTCAATTCTCCGAATGGTGGTGAAATCTGGAAAGGCTGCGACAGCAAGAGCATTTCTTTGTCTGTAGGTGGTGGATCTGGAACCTATACCGTGGATTACTCACTGGATTCCGGTGCTACCTGGATTACCCTTGGAAACAAGTCGGGTTCATTTAACTGGACCGTGCCTACCAAGTCAAATACATCTAAGCTCTTGTTTAGAGCTAAGGATAACGATTCGAACCGAAATCTTTCGGATACCAGTGATGCCGTGGCTACATTGGTTCCTTATCAGGATATCGCCGTAATCAAGCCGAATGGTGGTGGAAGCTACGAAGCCAATAAGTCGATCAACATTCAATGGTTGGATCAGGGTGTTTCCAGAGCTCGGATTTACTACTCATCCAACAACGGAGCCTCTTGGTCATACTACAGTCATTCTTATGGAAATTCCGTAAACTGGACGGCACCAAATGCTCCTGGCAACAACTACAAAATTCGAATTCGCGATTACTACAACTCTTGTAAGTACGACGATTCAGATAGTGCCTTTGCCATTACGCCTCCAGTACCTGTTCTTACCTTGACCAGTCCTAATGGAGCCAATACGATTTATGAAGGCCAGTCCTACACCATTCGCTGGACCAGTGCCAACTTAACTGCTCCTTTCGTTCGTTTGGATTATTCAACCGATTCCGGAGCTACCTGGATTCCAATTGTAAATGCGGCGAACAACAACGGCAGCTACAACTGGGCCGTCCCTAACATTGTTACCGATAATGCACTGGTTAGAATCCAGGAGTACAACAATCCTTCGATGCAGGACATTAGTGATGCTGTATTCAGCATTAAGCCATCGATCGAGTTGACCGCTCCAAACGGAGACAATGGATTTGTGGATTACCGTGGTTGTACCGTTACCTCAATTAAATGGACAGCTGGTGGAACTTCGCGCTACTACAAAATTGAATACTCGCTGGACAATGGCTCAACCTGGAGTACTATTGCTTCCAGCTTCTACAGTTCAAGCTCCAACCCAGTATACAACTGGACCATGCCAAACACGGCCACTACCAAAGCCTTGGTTAGGGTAAGTGATCGAAACAATGCGACTAAGACGGATCAGAGTGACAATACCTTTACTATTACTGCTCCGATCAATTTGATTCAGCCGAATTACGGTGGAATTCTTTACGTAGGAGATACCTTTAATATCGTTTGGAAATCTAACGGAACATCGAACTACTACAACATCGATTACTCGACCAATGGTGGCGTTAGTTGGACATCAGTAGTGTTTAACTACAATACCAGTGGAAACAGCTACGCCTGGAAAGTACCTGGAACCGTATCCAGCAATTGCAAAATCCGGGTAACGGACAACATTAATAACTGTAAGAAAACAGAAAGCGTTATTCCATTTACCATTTCGGCCAGCAACAAAACCATCGACTTGGTCACCCCTAAAGGTGGTGAAAGTTGGCAAGCCTGTTCGAAACAGGACATTAAATGGACGGATGCCGGAAGTTCTGCTTCCTACAAATTGGAATACAGTAACAATGCTGGACAAAGCTGGAACCTGATTACAGCCAGTTACTCGTCTAGCGCGGCAACAAAAAGCTTTAACTGGACCGTTCCTACCCTGGCAGGTAACCAATACCTGGTTCGGGTAAGCGATGCTGCCGATTCCACTAAAACGGATCAAAGTGATAGCTTGTTTGTGGTATCCGGACAAAGTGTTCCTGTGGTGAGCGCTTTGGGTAAAACCAAACTATGTACCGGTGAAAATGTGACCTTAACTTCGAGCTTTGCTACAGGAAACACCTGGTATCCCGGAGGAGCAACCACACAAACTATTACGGTAAATACAGCAGGAAGCTACTATGTTGTAGTAACTGACACCAATGGATGTAGTGCTCAATCTAACTCCTTACAAGTATCTGTAGGAGCACCTCCATCAAGACCTACGGTTGCGGCCGGAGGGCCTACCAATTTCTGTATCGGTGGAAATGTGGTACTCACATCGAATAAACCTACTGGCAATACTTGGTATCCAGGAGGTCAAAAGACTCAATCCATCACTGTGACATCTGGAGGAAGCTATTCTGTAACCTATACTGATTCTACAGGTTGCTCTGCCACTTCTCTGGCCACCAATGTGACTACCAATCCAGTTCCAACGGTTTCAGTTCAAGCTCCGGCAGCAGTTTGCCAAGGCGATACAGTTACCTTGACCTCAAGCAGTGCAACTGGCAACGTGTGGTATCCAGGTGGAGACACTACTCAATCTTTGAAAGTAACTCAATCGGGAGTGTACTACGTGCAAGTAACCGACAATAATAACTGTACGA is a window encoding:
- a CDS encoding sodium:solute symporter; translation: MSQIDWVVLIGTLATIVGYGVWKTRKNANLNEYLKGGKDLGWATIGLSVMATQASAITFISTPGQAYESGMAFVQNYFGLPLALIVVCAVFIPIYYKLKVYTAYEYLEQRFDLKVRLLTAFLFLVQRGLAAGITIYAPAIILAAMLGWDLNLTIIGVGALVIIYTVTGGTRAVSLTQKWQMMIILTGMFTAFFLLLQSLPESFGFTDALHVAGKSGRLEIVDFSFDLKKRYTIWTGIGGGFFLALSYFGTDQSQVQRYLGGKSVNESRMGLIFNALLKIPMQFFILLTGVLVFVFYQLNDQPLLFNRNAVSAVQQSEYAEEFSQLNHQHHLLHDQKKETIHHLVQAIHEEDQDQTDIYQNQLQVMDKESKALRDQAQELAFQADPTTVSKDSDYVFLTYILDHLPKGIVGLLIAVILSAAMSSTSGELNALASTTTIDFYKRLGKVQSAKQEVLASKWLTLFWGILAISFALFARLVENLIEAVNILGSLFYGTVLGVFLIAFFLKKLKSFETFIGAIITQTLVIASFFILGDDVSYLLYNLLGCLSVLIFSYLVGLFRN
- a CDS encoding T9SS type A sorting domain-containing protein — its product is MNRITSILLTALSTLLLSGSLLAQTITVTAPNGGEIWAGCTTKNITWTASGTSNFYSIDYSTDGGTNWTSVTSFYNTTSGSYSWTVPNINSSNCLVRITDSNNPGTKDQSNASFTITAPLILTAPNGGEKWEAGTVKSITFAATGTSKRYNIQYSTNAGSSWTNIVTNYYNTSGIYNWTVPNAPSTSCLIRITDYYTSCMTDKSDNVFTIDPPTPTIGLTYPNGGQTLYSGKAYNITWSSQNLTSALIALDYSIDSSKTWIPIVTGISNTGSHSWTVPNTPSNACRIRLKVVGSTTLKDSSDFYFSIKEPFIQLNTPNGTETWSGCNTQTIRWSSGGTVNRRYNIQYSTDNGFSWINIATNYYQSSQTNATYNWTVPNIQANALIRVSDYNNSANYDQTDSTFTLVPNSNIIVTTPNGGESWEAGKTYKVEWVDNGVSRFRVYYSIDNGANWSYITSSTYNNYVNWNIPTSAVSSNCLIRVQDYNNSCKKDESNNVFTITPPVPVITVSYPNGGNTFYPNASTNINWSSAHLTSPFVTIDFSSDSGSTWTSVVSVTNNDGSHGWTVPNAVSTKCLVRVSEYNNASVFDISNATFTIAPPYLNLTSPNGGEIWKGCESKTISWSQGGNTGSNRVEYSLDSGSTWNYISSTSGTSRSWTIPSKTSSTKALIRVINPTSGLGDTSAAIFSIIPNTDIIITSPNGGESWEAATSKTISWVDNGVSRFRVYYSTNNGANWTHITNTYSNSYNWSVPNTPTSQYKIRVNDYYTSCKVDESDSVFTVIPPTPYINVTRPYASSTIYPQNNFTIQWSSQYLNSNFVNIEFSSDSMSSWNTIVNGTNNDGSHSWTVPNNVSTKCFIRISEVGRPSVNDTSAQFSIRAPFLTLTSPNGGQVWKGCQSQTISWSVGGGSNSYKLEYSLDSASTWTTIGTYGGSSRSWTLPAKLSSNKAFIRITDATRNLQDQSNAPFTIIPSTDIVLTTPNGGDSLEAGKTKSISWVDNSVSRFRIYYSANSGASYNYITSTYSNSYNWSVPNSPGNTYKIKVVDYYNTCKFDESDNNFTIVPPIPTITVTSPGSSTYYPNSSVQVRWSSSYLNSSFVTIDFSSDSGSTWTSVVSVTNNNGSYNWTLPNNISNNCFFRVSEYGRPSVYDWSNRFIIAEPYVTITSPNGGEVWKGCDSRNITWSSGGLVGSSLIQYSADSGSTWITVGSSSSSSRSWTLPSSLSTSKALVRINNASTGKSDVSNNVFTITPNTDIIITKPNGGEVLEANKSTTIQWVDNGVSRANVYYSSNGGASWSYYTYSYGNSVSWSVPNNPGSNYRIRVTNYHNSCEQDISDSNFTVIAPIPWISVNSPSGGTYYPLQSVNISWSSQYLSSSFVNIEFSSDSGSTWTSVINSTNNDGSHSWTLPNVISSKCFFRISEVGRPSVNDWSNRFTMATPYLRVNSPNGGEIWKGCDSKSISLSVGGGSGTYTVDYSLDSGATWITLGNKSGSFNWTVPTKSNTSKLLFRAKDNDSNRNLSDTSDAVATLVPYQDIAVIKPNGGGSYEANKSINIQWLDQGVSRARIYYSSNNGASWSYYSHSYGNSVNWTAPNAPGNNYKIRIRDYYNSCKYDDSDSAFAITPPVPVLTLTSPNGANTIYEGQSYTIRWTSANLTAPFVRLDYSTDSGATWIPIVNAANNNGSYNWAVPNIVTDNALVRIQEYNNPSMQDISDAVFSIKPSIELTAPNGDNGFVDYRGCTVTSIKWTAGGTSRYYKIEYSLDNGSTWSTIASSFYSSSSNPVYNWTMPNTATTKALVRVSDRNNATKTDQSDNTFTITAPINLIQPNYGGILYVGDTFNIVWKSNGTSNYYNIDYSTNGGVSWTSVVFNYNTSGNSYAWKVPGTVSSNCKIRVTDNINNCKKTESVIPFTISASNKTIDLVTPKGGESWQACSKQDIKWTDAGSSASYKLEYSNNAGQSWNLITASYSSSAATKSFNWTVPTLAGNQYLVRVSDAADSTKTDQSDSLFVVSGQSVPVVSALGKTKLCTGENVTLTSSFATGNTWYPGGATTQTITVNTAGSYYVVVTDTNGCSAQSNSLQVSVGAPPSRPTVAAGGPTNFCIGGNVVLTSNKPTGNTWYPGGQKTQSITVTSGGSYSVTYTDSTGCSATSLATNVTTNPVPTVSVQAPAAVCQGDTVTLTSSSATGNVWYPGGDTTQSLKVTQSGVYYVQVTDNNNCTTNSVPDTVTVKSKPAPPTITANGSLNLCPGTSVTFKASPTTGITWSTGVVDSVLTVDTSLTVYATYTHSNGCSSVSNELTTSLKSAPAKPVISTIGNATFCAGDSVVLSSSAAGGNVWSNGDTSQSIVVKTSGTLTVSNTNSFGCSTTSTPVLVQSNALPATPSITRTGAAQACLGDTITLTSSSLYGNSWSNGDTNQSIRVAHSGQFDLSIVDQNGCRSGSAQESVTINTPPSSPVISATHGGRVCQGETVTLSSSDSSGITWSNGATSGSIQVSNGGNYFASITDTNGCKATSNTLNVKVSPLPAIPVITAGSATSFCKGGSVTLNSSYTFGNQWSTGVAGNFAIVDSSLAVTVTHTDTNGCQSTSMPTQVTAHALPAKPQVNKIGSTTFCQGDSVLLISGSSTRNYWSNGDTTQSIAVNSSGNYTLYVKNNFGCKSDTVSTQVTANPTPSAPVISLNGNATFCQGDSVELISSYSSGNIWSSGDTATSIFAKSSGTYSVTHTNAFGCSAQSATQNVTVTSTPVDPVITLSDTGDLCVGDSVVLYSSSPNDNVWSTGDTTSSIVAYTGGTYSLKVDNGACSSATVSELVVVHSLPAKPVISAQGALNFCQGDSVVLNSGINGQRRWSDLSTGSSLVAKNSGTYSVTAINNQGCERQSDDVQVTVWNNPTQPTIGVVGDTNLCAGDSVLLTSNYGSSNLWSTADTTGQIHTKLAGVYSVTHTDTNGCKATSAPVTVAVNALPPVPSISASGSTSFCDGGQVVLTSSGTGLNNWSTNDTTSSITVSQTGNYNVVVTNIHGCSSSSAQTFVEVFALPATPTLSLIGDSVFCAGDSLTIQSGLSKGIQWSSGDTTPSITVFQSGNFHVTYTDSNQCQASSKALNVTVHNLPAVPTISANGPVKFCDGGQVTLTSSNSSGNTWSTNDTTSSIIVTQTGNYDVTTTNLAGCSAQSTSLFVEVYATPITPTITYVGDTTFCMGDSVLLSSSSTQGNIWSNGDSTQQTVVKSTALITLMVLDTNSCFSGQSSIAVTANALPATPTITALGATNFCNGDSVVLVSNATNGNTWSTNDTTSTITVYNTGFYSVTAENAQGCEASSTPISITVNNVPVAPSISLVGASEFCQGDSVTLISSSPVDNVWSTGDSTASITVKSSANVELRLYNSGCFSSVQDTAITVYPNPSAPVISYSGDSAFCMGDSLTLFSSYSSDNTWSHGGGSAPSMTVYQSGSYQVSYTDSNGCSSMSVPQDVVVHALPTPPSIAPGGTVELCPGDTTTLTSSIPNNVVWNVNSIQAASIDVYQAGNYYVTYTDNNQCSVLSDSVSVVMLAAPATPVITNVGNVLETTKASNYQWYLGGDAIPGEIGQIFLPLNNGVFQVEVADSNGCKALSEPFTFTTVSVYDPAADFVDFNLYPNPSTGRFTVEFYNEVPSPITIEIITLNGQVVHKETIHPSDQQVKRVFELDHLSSGIYYLNLTSENGGSYRERMTVNK